Below is a genomic region from Alphaproteobacteria bacterium.
GGCCAACCTAGATAGACAAATAAAAATTCACATCATAAATGACCGTAGTATAAACGCATTTGTCGCAGGGGGTAAAAATATTTTTATTAATACAGGAACTATAACCTATTCGAATTCACCATTAGGATTAATTGGTATTATTGCACATGAAACTGGCCACATAACAGGCAGCCATTTAGCCAGAATGAGTCTAGATTTACAAAAAATCAACACTCAAATGGCTCTTGGCTATATAATTGGTATAGCCACAGCAGTTGCAGGCAGAGCTGATGCTGGCCAAGCTTTAATTATGGGTAGTTCACACATAGGTGAAAGACAATTTTATAGCCATAGTACTAAACATGAAGAAGCAGCTGACGAGGCTGCCTTGAAGTTGCTTGATGCAAGTAAAATAAGCGCGCAAGGCTTATTAGAGTTTTTTGGTGAAATAAAATCTAATGAAAAGTTATACACAGATCAAATTAATCCATATACCAGAACACACCCACTAACTAATGACAGAATGAATAGGATTCAAGAACATTTAAACAGCTCTCCTTATACTAATGTGCTGTTAGCAGAAAATTTACTTAATGAATTTACTATCATTAAAACAAAATTAGAGGCATTTTTAGAAGATCCTCTTGTGGTAATTGAAAATTATAGTAGCGATACTGAGCATGGCAAATTAGCTTTAGTAATAGCTAATCACCGCTTGGGAAAATCTAAAAAATCATTAGATATATTTAAAACTATACAAAATAAAGACTCTGCCTTTATGCAAGAGTTAAAAGGACAAATCCAGTATGAATCTGGCATGTCTGTGGCTGCAGTTAAAACTTTATTAGAGGTAGAAAAACAGCTTCCTGATATTTCCTTAGTAAAAATAGAGCTTGCCGCTGCTATTATAAGTGCAAAAAAAATAGAGCTTTACAAGATGGCTATAGCAAAACTAAACCAAGCATTGATTACAGAAACAGATAATGTAACTGGTTGGCGTTATTTAGCTAGATTATACCACCTTACTCAAAATCAAGGCTTGTCGTTATTATCCTTAGCAGAAGCTGAGTTTTTTGCTGCAAATTACGATTTAGCTCTTAAATATGCAAATAGTGCAAAAAAAATATTAAAAAAAGAAAATCAACAAGGCTCAATTATAAGAGCGGAAGATATTATTAAATTCTCTAAGGAAAAAAAAGATGTTTAAAATAAGCTCTATTTATGAAAAAATTATTAACAAATACACTAAAATATTTACGCTTATTCTAATAATATTTTTATCTTTTGCACTTTATTACAGTAAAAATTTTTATTTAGATGCCTCCGCTGATTCATTATCATTAAAAAATGATCAAGATTTAACTTTCTATCGTGAAATAAAGGAAAAATACATCTCAGATGATTATTTAGTTATAACATATGCGCCAAAAACCAGTATGTTTACTAAAAATAATCTAAAATATTTAGAAGATTTACATCAAAAATTAGCTGCATTAGAAAATATTGATAATGTAATTTCCATTTTAAACATACCTCTATTAAGAAGCCCACCTAGAAGCTTACAAGAGCTTGCTAAGGAAACTATTAATCTACTTCACCCAGATGTAGATTTAGCCTCAGCTCCAAATGAAATTTTAACCAGTCCACTATATAAAAATGCGCTTATTAGTCCTGATGGGAAAATTACAGCATTATTAGTTTTTCTAACCAAAGATGAAGAATATAATTTTTTGCTCAAAGAGCGAAACAAACTTAGAAATAAATCAGCAGCTTCTTTTTTAACGCCAGAAGAGCAAGCTAAGTTAGAAGAGTTAACCACAGAGTTTAAAATACGCTCAAGAATAACCAGTAAAGTAAGAGAAACTAATATTAGTGAGGTTCGTGGTATAATGAAGCAATATAAGGATGTTGCCACCATGTATCTAGGAGGTGTACCCATGATTATGTCTGATTCTTTAAATTACATAAAGAGTGACATGGTTGTTTTTGGTAGCGCAGTTCTAATATTTATTATTTTTACCTTAGCTATAGCCTTTAAGTCTGTCCGCTTTGTAATTTTACCCTTAACAATTTGCTTCACCGTTACACTAATTATGATTGGTTTTCTAGGCTTTACAGCCTGGCCTGTAACTACTGTTTCATCTAATTTTATTGCTCTTTTATTAATTCTTACCCTATCTATTAATATTCATTTAACTGTAAAATATCGGGAAGAATATCGTAAAAACCCTAAATTAACTCACCGAGAATTAATTTTAATTTCTACGAAAAAAATGGCCAAGCCATGTTTTTATACAACTTTAACTACAATGGTAGCTTTTGCTTCCTTAATTCTTAGTGGTTTAAAACCAGTTATTGATTTTGGTTGGATGATGTTTGCCGGCCTAGCAATTTCATATTTAATTTCATTAATGTTTTTTCCTATTTTGCATAGCTTCTTAAACAAACCAAAAAAAGTTAGAATAGCACATGATATTACACATTATATCACAGAGTTTTTTGCTAAACAGGTGGAATTTAGAGCAAAATTAATTCTAGGATTTTTTATGTTATTATTCTGTATAAGCATTTATGGGATTAGCAAATTATCTGTAGAAAATCGCTTTATTGATTATTACAAGAAAGATACAGAGATATATCAGGGTATGAAA
It encodes:
- a CDS encoding M48 family metalloprotease, translating into MFKKIFIALTYIILATHKLSALSLIRDAQTEQYLHKISQPIFTAANLDRQIKIHIINDRSINAFVAGGKNIFINTGTITYSNSPLGLIGIIAHETGHITGSHLARMSLDLQKINTQMALGYIIGIATAVAGRADAGQALIMGSSHIGERQFYSHSTKHEEAADEAALKLLDASKISAQGLLEFFGEIKSNEKLYTDQINPYTRTHPLTNDRMNRIQEHLNSSPYTNVLLAENLLNEFTIIKTKLEAFLEDPLVVIENYSSDTEHGKLALVIANHRLGKSKKSLDIFKTIQNKDSAFMQELKGQIQYESGMSVAAVKTLLEVEKQLPDISLVKIELAAAIISAKKIELYKMAIAKLNQALITETDNVTGWRYLARLYHLTQNQGLSLLSLAEAEFFAANYDLALKYANSAKKILKKENQQGSIIRAEDIIKFSKEKKDV
- a CDS encoding MMPL family transporter codes for the protein MFKISSIYEKIINKYTKIFTLILIIFLSFALYYSKNFYLDASADSLSLKNDQDLTFYREIKEKYISDDYLVITYAPKTSMFTKNNLKYLEDLHQKLAALENIDNVISILNIPLLRSPPRSLQELAKETINLLHPDVDLASAPNEILTSPLYKNALISPDGKITALLVFLTKDEEYNFLLKERNKLRNKSAASFLTPEEQAKLEELTTEFKIRSRITSKVRETNISEVRGIMKQYKDVATMYLGGVPMIMSDSLNYIKSDMVVFGSAVLIFIIFTLAIAFKSVRFVILPLTICFTVTLIMIGFLGFTAWPVTTVSSNFIALLLILTLSINIHLTVKYREEYRKNPKLTHRELILISTKKMAKPCFYTTLTTMVAFASLILSGLKPVIDFGWMMFAGLAISYLISLMFFPILHSFLNKPKKVRIAHDITHYITEFFAKQVEFRAKLILGFFMLLFCISIYGISKLSVENRFIDYYKKDTEIYQGMKLIDENLGGTTPLEIIIDAPPEHFEQIEAEESFNIFGLEEENTENEITKGYWFNSYMFEQINDYHNYLDNLPETGKVLSLDTTLDLFSSIDPELISNSFTLAILYNKLPLEIKKQIFDPFISADGNQLRYSIRIYESSHNLKRNDLLLKIKKDFTEKFNLAEDQFRLTGMLVLYNNILQTLFKSQILTIGAVFLLIFIMFYLLFRNIRISLIAIIPNILAASFILGIMGLLGISLDIMTITIAAIVIGIAVDNTIHYIHRFIEEYKIDNNYIKAMYRSHESIGRAMYFTT